Below is a window of Pseudalkalibacillus berkeleyi DNA.
ATATTCAGCTACATCAAGTGATTGTAATTTTGCTTTGATTTCTTCAGATCCAATATCTTTTGTCGTTGCACCTAATAGTTCGAGTAGCTTCTTCGTGTCGTTATATGTTTCTGGGTGAATAGGTGTCTGATCTAAAGGGTTTTTCCCTTCCATAATGCGAAGAAACCCGATACACTGCTCATACGTTTTCGCACCTAGTCTAGGAATTTTCTTAAGCTGCGCACGACTTGTAAACTTTCCTTCTTCTTCCCTTTGCTTGACAACATTATTTGCAACTGTTTTTGATAGCCCTGCAACATATTGCAGCAAGGATGAGGAGGCGGTATTTACATTCACCCCAACTTGGTTTACTACTGTCTCTACAACGAATGTTAAAGAATCATTCAATTGCTTCTGAGCAACATCATGTTGATATTGACCGACACCAATTGATTTTGGATCGATTTTTACGAGCTCCGCTAATGGATCTTGGAGTCTTCGCGCGATTGAAACCGCACTTCTCTCTTCCACTTTCATATCGGGAAATTCTTGTCTCGCAACATCAGATGCTGAGTAAACACTTGCTCCAGCCTCATTTACAATGATGTAGGCTAAAGATCGGTTCTGCTCTTTAATTAAGTCTGCCACAAACTGCTCGGTTTCCCTCGAACCTGTACCGTTACCGATTGCGATAATTTCTACGCCATGTTTTTCAATTAGCTTTTGTAAGATTTCTTTAGATTTCTCAATGTCCGATCGAGGGGGTGTCGGATACATAACGTTGATATCGAGTGTTTTCCCCGTATCGTCAACGACTGCAATTTTACAACCTGTTCGGTAGCCCGGATCAATTCCTAGTGCAATCTTACCTTTCAATGGTGGTTGAAGTAATAAGTGCCTCAGATTTTCAGAGAAAATTCGTATCGCTTGTGCATCTGCTTGTTCGGTTAACTCATTTCGAATATCTCGTTCTATGGAAGGCGCAACTAAACGCTTATATCCGTCTAGAATGGCTCGTTCAATGTACATTTTCGAAGAAGAGTCAGCCACTACATACTTTTCATTCAGCCTTCGAATAATTTTATCCGAGGGAGCGCTAATTGATACTCTTAGGATGCCTTCCTTTTCTCCACGGTTAACCGCTAATGTACGATGTGGAACGATTTTCTTGATAGGTTCTTGATAATCGTAGTACATCTCAAATGTCTTTTCGTCTTCTTCATCCACTTTCTTGGATTTCACTTTCGTTTCCACCATGCCTTCTTGGAAAGTGAGTGTACGAATCCAAGTGCGATTGTCTGAATCATCTGAGACACGCTCAGCGATAATATCTTCTGCCCCTTGTATTGCATCCTCTACCGCAACTACTTCATTTTCATCAGATAAAAATGCACGAGCTTCATTTTCAACATTTAATCCTTTACGTTGTTCCATAATAAGGTCCGCTAAAGGTTCTAATCCTTTTTCTTTCGCAGTGGTCGCACGAGTACGCTTTTTCTGCTTATAGGGGCGATAGAGGTCTTCGACTTGTTGGAGCTTTGTCGCTTTATGTATATCAGACTTCAATTCATCTGTCAGTTTATCCTGTTCTTCAATGAGACGTAACACTTCTTCTTTACGTTTTTCTAAATTGTTTTTATATTCCCACGCCTCGGACACGTCACGAATTTGAACCTCGTCCGCCGCGCCTGTCATTTCTTTTCTATAACGCGCGATAAATGGTACCGTATTCCCTTCAACTAATAAATCAATTATATTCTTTACATACTTAATAGAGAGCTTTGTCTCACTTGCGATCTGTTTAATCAATTCGTTATTAAGCTCCACCTGCGTTCCTCCTCATTACATTAACGATATAGAATCAAGTGTACCAAATAAGTAAAGGTAAAGAAATCTTAGCGATAGCCAAGCATTAGCACAGGCTGAGCTTTAGATGCACTTATACTGGTTTCCTACACTTTTCCTCTACGTCGTTTAATCACCATTGCTGAAAAGTGATCATCAACCACGTATAAAGAAATCTTGGTGAAATCAAGTGAAGCGAAGATTGAACCTTAGATGCACTTATACTGGTTTCCTACACTTTTCTTCTACGTCGTTTAATCACCATTGCTGAAAAGTGATCACCAACCACGTATAAAGAAATCTTAGCGATAGCCAAGCATTAGCGCAGGCTGAGCTTTAGATCCTCGAAAAAGCAGTTGCTTTTTCTTCGTGCGGTGCATCGCTTCCGTTGCTTCCAGCTTGTGCACTTATACTGGTTTCCTACACTTTTCCTCTACGTCGTTTAATCACCATTGCTGAAAAGTGATCACCAACCACGTATAAAGAAATCTTGGTGAAGTCAAGTGAAGCGAAGATTGAACCTTAGATCCTCGAAAAAGCAGTTGCTTTTTCTTCGTGCGGTGCATCACTTCCGTTGCTACCAGCTTGTGCACTTATACTAATTTCACTCACTAACAAAAAAAGAGCTCCCTCATCGTGTGAGAAAACTCTTTCTAAGTTAGCTTACCTATTACACAAGTCATGTCATCTTTCGTTGCAAGGGCTTTTTGTTTCAATAAGCTTGCTGCAATTTTAGGGCTCCTTGCTCTCATAACATTCCTTTTGTCAGGAGAACTTAGCTCTACACCATCTGAATAAGCGACGAACATTGAACCTTCCGGATAATCAACTTGTCTTACTTGAAGCTTTGTCGGCTTCCCTGAAAGGAATCCCGTCTTAGGGATGGCATGAATTAACTTCCCTGATGGTAGGCCAATAATTAAGCGAATATTACCTACCCCACAGTATTCTAATACATTAGATTTGAAGTGCACTTTAAACAGTGTTAAAACGGCTCCTCGAGTGTTTGAAAGTGCTTGATTGCATCTTTGGACTAACATTTCCACATCATCATCGTGATGTTCTTCTACAACTTTAACAGCTTTGGTAGAGGCATCATGAGCCAGCTGCCCACTACCTAGACCATCCGCAACGAGACAAACAAAATAATCATCGGTCTCTTTCGTGAAAAAGCTATCTCCATTACATTGACCTTCGATTTTCGATCGCTGAAATGTGCTTAAATCGATTCTTTGATCAACTGAATGCTCTTCAATCATTTAAAGCCTCCGAAGAATCGACGCGAATCGCATCTTTTAATTTTTCTAACGCTCTACGTTGTAACCTTGAAACATGCATTTGGGAAATATTTAATCTAGTTCCCGTTTCCTTCTGACTTAAATTTTCAAAATACGTACATTGAAGAATTTCTTGTTCTCGTTCAGTTAGTACAGCGAACGCCTTTTGCAGGAGCATCCGTTGGTCAGTCTGTTCGTAACCATTCTCTGTGCTTCCGACAAGATCTAATAACGTGACTGTACTACCTTCTTGATCTGCTTCAATGGAACTATCAACAGATAAGGCTTGATAACTCTTGCCCATCTCCATCGTTTCAAGGACTTCCTCTTCAGAGGATTCAAGGTATTCAGCTATTTCAGCAACCTTCGGCGAACGTTGAAGGTCATTGGTTAATTCCTCAACCGCCCGCTTAATTCGTGGACTTAGCTCTTTTATCCTTCTCGGAACGTGTACGCTCCAAGTTTTATCTCGAATAAATCGCTTAATCTCACCGATGATCGTTGGAACAGCAAATGATTCGAAGCTTCTACCGAATTCAGGGTCGTAACGGCGAAATGCAGCTAGAAGACCAATCATTCCAACCTGGACGAGGTCATCATGAATACTTTTCCCTTTAGAAAATTTTCGAGCAAGAGAGTGAACCAAATCTTTATAGTTCTCAACAAGAATGGTCTGAATCTCCTGATTCTCAGGATCCTCTCTTAATTGTTCTAGTAATTCATAGATGTGTTCTTTATTGTGACGGGGCTTGCTTGTATTGGTCGACACTTTCATCCACCCCATCTCTATTTAGGTATTTCGTCATCATGACTACAACGCCTGCATCTTCGCGAATATTTACTTCATCCATTAGCGTTTCAATTAAGAAAAGTCCCAACCCTCCTTCGTTGATTTGCTCAACAGGTTTGCCATTAACTGGTCCGGTTGTTTCCTTAATTTCATTTACGTCAAAGCTCTTTCCTTTATCCATAACAGTAATTTCAAGTTTATCTTCAAACTTTCCATAGGATAAACGGATTTCGCCATCTTCATCTGAAACATAAGCATGGTTAACTGCATTCGTAATCGCTTCTGAAATCGCAATTTTAATGTCTTCTATTTCATCAAATGTATAGCCCATTCGACTCGCTATGCCAGACACAGTCAAACGCGCTACACCAACAAAGTCAGGTTTGGCTGGGATCACCATTTCAATCATATCACTCATCGCGCCTCCCCCTTTGCTGCTGGCTCAATGTTCATAACTTCAGTTAATCCTGTGATTTCAAACAATCGTTGAACTCTTTCGGTCATACCAGTTAAGATCAGCGTACTGCCGCTTTGTTGAGATGATTTCAATGCTCCAACAAATACACCTAGTCCAGTACTATCCATATAATCTACCCCACTAAGATTGACAATCACTTTATGACCTTCTTTTTGGGTTAGCCCGATTAATGTTTCTTTTAGCTTAGGTGCTGTATACGCATCTACTTCGCCGTTCAGTAGCAATTTATCCGTATTTTGATTCGAGTCTTCTATTTGAATTTGTAAGTTCATTGTTCTTCCCCCTTGGTTATAGGCATGCATTTATATATCCATACCACAATCGCAACGACCTTAAACCGACCTTTTCAAAATGATTAAGGTAAAATCATCCCTTAATTCAAATTCCTGTAATTCCTCAAGGTCAGAATAGACATTGTCAACAATCTCTTGTGGTGATAGATGCATATATGATCGAATGAG
It encodes the following:
- a CDS encoding PP2C family serine/threonine-protein phosphatase is translated as MIEEHSVDQRIDLSTFQRSKIEGQCNGDSFFTKETDDYFVCLVADGLGSGQLAHDASTKAVKVVEEHHDDDVEMLVQRCNQALSNTRGAVLTLFKVHFKSNVLEYCGVGNIRLIIGLPSGKLIHAIPKTGFLSGKPTKLQVRQVDYPEGSMFVAYSDGVELSSPDKRNVMRARSPKIAASLLKQKALATKDDMTCVIGKLT
- the sigB gene encoding RNA polymerase sigma factor SigB translates to MSTNTSKPRHNKEHIYELLEQLREDPENQEIQTILVENYKDLVHSLARKFSKGKSIHDDLVQVGMIGLLAAFRRYDPEFGRSFESFAVPTIIGEIKRFIRDKTWSVHVPRRIKELSPRIKRAVEELTNDLQRSPKVAEIAEYLESSEEEVLETMEMGKSYQALSVDSSIEADQEGSTVTLLDLVGSTENGYEQTDQRMLLQKAFAVLTEREQEILQCTYFENLSQKETGTRLNISQMHVSRLQRRALEKLKDAIRVDSSEALND
- the rsbW gene encoding anti-sigma B factor RsbW, with the protein product MSDMIEMVIPAKPDFVGVARLTVSGIASRMGYTFDEIEDIKIAISEAITNAVNHAYVSDEDGEIRLSYGKFEDKLEITVMDKGKSFDVNEIKETTGPVNGKPVEQINEGGLGLFLIETLMDEVNIREDAGVVVMMTKYLNRDGVDESVDQYKQAPSQ
- a CDS encoding Tex family protein gives rise to the protein MELNNELIKQIASETKLSIKYVKNIIDLLVEGNTVPFIARYRKEMTGAADEVQIRDVSEAWEYKNNLEKRKEEVLRLIEEQDKLTDELKSDIHKATKLQQVEDLYRPYKQKKRTRATTAKEKGLEPLADLIMEQRKGLNVENEARAFLSDENEVVAVEDAIQGAEDIIAERVSDDSDNRTWIRTLTFQEGMVETKVKSKKVDEEDEKTFEMYYDYQEPIKKIVPHRTLAVNRGEKEGILRVSISAPSDKIIRRLNEKYVVADSSSKMYIERAILDGYKRLVAPSIERDIRNELTEQADAQAIRIFSENLRHLLLQPPLKGKIALGIDPGYRTGCKIAVVDDTGKTLDINVMYPTPPRSDIEKSKEILQKLIEKHGVEIIAIGNGTGSRETEQFVADLIKEQNRSLAYIIVNEAGASVYSASDVARQEFPDMKVEERSAVSIARRLQDPLAELVKIDPKSIGVGQYQHDVAQKQLNDSLTFVVETVVNQVGVNVNTASSSLLQYVAGLSKTVANNVVKQREEEGKFTSRAQLKKIPRLGAKTYEQCIGFLRIMEGKNPLDQTPIHPETYNDTKKLLELLGATTKDIGSEEIKAKLQSLDVAEYASKLDIGELTLKDIIDALVKPSRDPRDEIAKPLLKTDVLKMEDLEEGMELEGTVRNVVDFGAFVDIGVKQDGLVHISKLSNRFVKHPMDVVHVGEVVTVWVDQVDVKKQRIALTMVNH
- a CDS encoding STAS domain-containing protein, translating into MNLQIQIEDSNQNTDKLLLNGEVDAYTAPKLKETLIGLTQKEGHKVIVNLSGVDYMDSTGLGVFVGALKSSQQSGSTLILTGMTERVQRLFEITGLTEVMNIEPAAKGEAR